One Pomacea canaliculata isolate SZHN2017 linkage group LG9, ASM307304v1, whole genome shotgun sequence DNA segment encodes these proteins:
- the LOC112572913 gene encoding zinc finger protein 668-like, whose amino-acid sequence MEERDDGGLVLGADINHELVASICVEEPLISPTPSSLFEELTSNLIDQSDIDLYLECDDDKSYAVPQLQDDAPSHSLLGSNVSMRISFPTPPSDTGTDEGFSCKYCKCNFLSQKHLSLHTRTAHGEGSISNGKIKKNAGVDVEGEVNQTNGRKFLLSSPGSAAALVPSLFSPGIPRKIKSNYVKRKHLKKKTVGHLSITKRSKSDSEVVPSKLVDSPSGSGKKKLQMQQESSNETIDVESYSSDSSPGSQKAQESLDKQQISGVSYTCAICMKTYVSKYALKRHVATHSDERPFVCSFPGCKGAFKLKSRLTDHVRYVHKRKTARAVSRSKPLLTSASTPAEQPSHAAEQQLQAKTNTTAKDASAVPNPGNSNLSNGSSASNIPASGKASSSMKFKCPEPNCSREFRDSHNLRNHMCLHTGCLPLKCTQCDYRCVQESSLRWHHNKMHV is encoded by the coding sequence ATGGAAGAACGGGATGATGGTGGCCTCGTTTTAGGTGCAGATATCAACCACGAACTGGTGGCAAGTATTTGTGTTGAGGAACCACTGATATCACCAACCCCATCATCACTCTTTGAGGAGCTGACTTCCAACTTAATAGACCAATCCGACATTGATCTATACCTCGAATGTGATGATGACAAGTCATATGCTGTTCCCCAGCTTCAGGATGATGCTCCATCACATTCACTGCTGGGAAGCAATGTGAGCATGAGAATATCATTCCCCACTCCTCCCTCTGACACAGGAACTGATGAAGGATTCTCATGCAAATACTGCAAGTGCAATTTTCTAAGTCAAAAGCATTTATCTCTGCACACACGGACCGCCCATGGAGAAGGCAGCATCAGCAATggaaaaattaagaagaatGCTGGTGTTGATGTGGAAGGCGAAGTTAACCAAACCAATGGAAGAAAATTCCTGCTGTCATCCCCAGGGTCAGCAGCTGCCCTGGTGCCTTCACTTTTTTCACCGGGCATTCCTAggaaaatcaaatcaaactatGTTAAACGAAAacatttgaagaagaaaactgtAGGGCATTTGTCAATAACTAAGAGGTCTAAGTCAGACTCAGAGGTAGTGCCATCAAAGTTAGTGGATTCACCATCAGGAAGTGGGAAAAAGAAACTTCAGATGCAGCAAGAATCTTCAAATGAGACAATAGATGTAGAGTCGTACTCTTCTGATAGCTCGCCAGGTAGTCAAAAAGCTCAAGAGAGCTTAGACAAGCAGCAGATTTCTGGAGTGTCGTACACATGTGCCATCTGCATGAAAACATATGTTTCAAAATATGCACTTAAACGCCATGTTGCTACACATAGTGATGAACGCCCATTTGTTTGCTCATTCCCTGGCTGCAAGGGAGCGTTCAAGCTGAAGTCAAGACTAACTGATCATGTCCGTTATGTACACAAGCGGAAAACTGCTAGAGCAGTCAGCAGAAGTAAACCACTTCTAACATCTGCTTCAACACCAGCAGAGCAGCCATCTCATGCAGCTGAACAACAACTACAAGCAAAAACCAACACAACTGCAAAAGATGCCAGTGCTGTGCCCAATCCAGGAAACAGTAATCTTAGCAATGGCAGCTCTGCTAGTAATATCCCTGCTTCTGGGAAAGCAAGCTCGTCAATGAAATTTAAATGTCCTGAACCAAACTGTAGCCGAGAGTTTAGGGACAGCCATAATCTCCGAAACCACATGTGTCTCCACACAGGTTGTCTCCCACTTAAATGCACACAGTGTGACTATCGCTGTGTTCAAGAATCATCACTAAGGTGGCATCACAATAAAAtgcatgtttga
- the LOC112572176 gene encoding pre-rRNA-processing protein TSR1 homolog, with product MAADEAHSHRPGVLKQQNKSHKHGKHRSKGELSRESHGRVNIKTVTKKAKQVQRKNERRIQAKQLRKLKRGEVIEMKRRRGGQYTPPHFTVIVKLCSSVNTDTVMELLQEGAVDEDQTPTVLKNEQGALHIRRKLCNFFFSSSPVFLALKQRMSFFIPQYGNLHALLDSAKIADSVLFVVSPEAVIDNYGNSCLKCLMGQGLSSSLFTCHGLSQLPQKKAAEARKAAQKVLEKSFPCEKLRTLDTRQDALLILRQLIDAKVKPVYYREMRPYLFAESIAFEAETDESVVGTLKVSGYLRGEKLSVNRLIYISGWDNYQISQIDSIPDPYPLVIHSEKQNGSSMNVDDGTKVLAHAEPDKQESLQSEAEPDVMQNEQTWPTESEILAAEASALQRKKLPSGVSEYQQMWINESDEDDSDDDDDDNSDEDMAPVDVESDDDSKEEEEDSEALETMTVTEGGDAEKYDAAMDLDAEQKFLEKVKEERQHVMFPDEVDTPVDVPARVRFARYQGLQSFRTSPWCQNENLPIEYGRIFRFDNIKLLKKSVRKQEVSDAVQPGQYITIHISNVPRTFMESHSPNTPVVLFGMLPHEQKMTVMHFVIKRPLDFTDPVRSKEELVFQVGYRRFSACPIFSQHATGDKHKFERFLPQNDACVASVYAPLTFAPAPVLVFQQANDGHHQLVASGSVLSASPDRIIVKRIVLSGHPFKINKRSAVIRLMFFNREDILWFKKIELRTKWGRRGHILEPLGTHGHMKCVFNGQLKSQDTVLMNLYKRMYCKWTYNPRVPCPSAPSNMEEEEEGQAFHMFD from the exons atggcAGCCGACGAAGCTCATAGTCATCGCCCTGGAGTTCTAAAGCAACAAAATAAGAGTCACAAACATGGAAAACATAGAAGTAAAGGAGAACTATCTCGTGAATCTCATG gTCGGGTCAACATCAAAACTGTCACTAAGAAAGCTAAGCAAGTTCAACGAAAGAATGAAAGGAGAATTCAA GCAAAGCAACTCAGAAAGCTGAAAAGAGGGGAAGTTATTGAGATGAAACGAAGACGAGGAGGACAGTACACACCCCCTCATTTTACA GTGATTGTGAAGCTCTGTTCATCGGTGAACACCGACACTGTGATGGAGTTACTTCAAGAAGGTGCTGTTGATGAGGATCAAACGCCCACCGTTCTAAAAAATGAACAAGGAGCTCTGCACAtcag GAGGAaactttgtaacttttttttttcttcctctccagTGTTCCTCGCTTTAAAGCAGAGGATGTCCTTCTTCATTCCACAGTACGGCAATCTGCATGCACTGCTTGATTCTGCAAAGATAGCAGACTCTGTTCTATTTGTAGTGTCTCCAGAAGCAGTAATTGACAATTATGGTAACTCTTGTCTCAAGTGCCTCATGGGACAGGGACTTTCCTCATCATTGTTTACATGCCAT GGTCTTTCTCAGCTTCCTCAAAAGAAAGCAGCCGAAGCAAGAAAAGCTGCACAAAAAGTGTTGGAAAAAAG ttttcctTGTGAAAAACTGCGAACTCTAGACACCAGACAAGATGCTTTGCTCATCTTGAGGCAGCTGATAGATGCTAAAGTGAAGCCTGTCTATTACCGTGAAATGCGTCCATACCTGTTTGCTGAATCTATAGCTTTTGAAGCTGAAACAGATGAG AGTGTGGTGGGCACCTTAAAGGTATCTGGCTATCTGCGAGGTGAGAAACTTTCAGTCAACAGGCTGATATACATCAGTGGCTGGGACAATTACCAAATATCACAGATTGACTCCATCCCTGACCCATATCCACTTGTCATCCatagtgaaaaacaaaat GGTTCATCCATGAATGTTGATGATGGCACTAAGGTGTTGGCACATGCAGAACCtgacaaacaggaaagcttgCAGAGTGAAGCAGAGCCTGATGTTATGCAGAATGAGCAGACATGGCCTACAGAAAGTGAAATACTAGCAGCAGAAG cTTCTGCATTGCAACGCAAGAAACTTCCATCGGGTGTTTCAGAGTACCAACAGATGTGGATAAATGAGAGTGATGAG gatgatagtgatgatgatgatgatgataatagcgATGAGGATATGGCACCAGTGGATGTAGAGTCGgatgatgacagcaaagaagaggaagaagattcAGAAGCCCTTGAAACG ATGACTGTGACAGAAGGCGGAGATGCAGAAAAATATGATGCTGCAATGGACCTTGATGCAGAACAGAAATT CCTggaaaaggtcaaagaagaaCGTCAGCATGTCATGTTTCCAGATGAAGTGGACACGCCTGTAGATGTTCCAGCTAGAGTGCGCTTTGCAAG ATACCAAGGTTTACAGAGTTTTCGAACTTCGCCTTGGTGCCAGAATGAGAACTTGCCTATTGAGTATGGGCGTATTTTTAGATTTGATAatataaaacttttgaaaaagtCTGTCCGCAAGCAAGAAGTTTCTGATGCAGTACAG CCTGGGCAGTACATCACAATCCACATTTCCAATGTTCCACGGACATTTATGG agagccACTCTCCAAATACTCCAGTAGTTCTTTTTGGGATGCTGCCCCATGAACAGAAGATGACAGTGATGCATTTTGTGATCAAGAGACCTCTTGATTTTACTGATCCTGTTCGTTCAAAGGAAGAGTTAGTCTTTCAAGTTGGATACAGGCGCTTTTCTGCTTGTCCCATTTTTTCACAGCATGCAACAGGTGATAAGCACAAG TTCGAGAGATTCCTGCCCCAGAATGATGCATGTGTGGCCAGCGTATATGCACCACTTACTTTTGCCCCTGCCCCTGTCCTAGTCTTTCAACAGGCCAATGATG gTCACCATCAACTTGTGGCATCCGGCTCTGTTTTATCTGCCTCGCCTGATCGAATCATTGTTAAGCGGATAGTTCTAAGTGGTCATCCCTTCAAGATCAACAAGCGCTCAGCAGTTATTCGCTTAATGTTTTTCAACAGAG AGGATATTTTGTGGTTCAAGAAGATTGAACTGAGGACAAAATGGGGTCGTCGTGGTCATATTTTGGAGCCATTAG GAACACATGGGCACATGAAATGTGTCTTCAACGGTCAGCTGAAGTCCCAAGACACAGTTTTAATGAACCTGTACAAACGGATGTACTGCAAGTGGACTTACAATCCTCGTGTACCTTGTCCATCTGCACCCAGCAAcatggaagaggaagaagagggaCAAGCTTTCCATATGTTTGATTAG
- the LOC112571915 gene encoding protein lin-37 homolog: protein MSGKTKHAEVATARSRLGATLQHLVEKKDDGVTASDGEDNSLLADIGSSLSPVQSPRKLAKSRKRKRKDEATEYNPGSQHQTYIMKLFDRSVDLAQFDEDSPLYPICRAWIRNQPGTQGLTMGQRTPSPDPEVSSSQDDEVMDNFPNVYQMPPPIKQEFTGQHTSLRIPASLPKPSEILDIHRDPECAPPPEQLLLDHMSRWKQIRNTWREASMQNEMRYTESMAVLKVMYERNMKDG from the exons ATGTCCGGAAAGACAAAAcatg ccGAAGTTGCAACTGCCAGAAGCCGATTAGGTGCGACTCTTCAACATCTTGTTGAGAAAAAAGATGATGG TGTGACAGCAAGTGATGGAGAAGACAACAGTTTGCTGGCAGACATTGGCAG TTCCCTATCTCCAGTGCAGTCTCCAAGAAAACTAGCTaaaagcaggaaaagaaaacgaaaagatgAAGCCACAGAATACAACCCTGGTTCTCAGCATc AGACATATATTATGAAGCTGTTTGACAGAAGTGTAGACCTTGCACAATTTGATGAAGACTCACCACTTTATCCTATCTGCCGGGCCTGGATTCGTAACCAGCCTGGCACTCAAGGCCTCACGATGGGACAGCGCACACCTTCTCCTGACCCCGAGGTGTCTTCCTCTCAAGACGATGAA GTTATGGACAACTTTCCAAACGTTTATCAGATGCCCCCACCCATCAAACAGGAGTTTACAGGACAACACACAAGCTTGAGAATACCTGCATCACTTCCAAAACCTTCAGAAATTTTAGACATTCATAGA GACCCAGAATGTGCACCTCCTCCGGAACAGCTGCTTCTTGATCACATGTCGCGTTGGAAACAGATTAGGAATAC GTGGCGTGAAGCTAGTATGCAGAATGAAATGCGGTATACAGAAAGCATGGCTGTCCTTAAAGTCATGTATGAGAGGAATATGAAGGATGGCTAG